A genomic region of Microlunatus sagamiharensis contains the following coding sequences:
- a CDS encoding uroporphyrinogen-III synthase, with protein MSAPTRTEPGLRVEELRGFRVGVTSDRRSEDLVAALQRRGAQVLHAPALRIVPHEQDAALVEETRALIRARPEVVLLTTGYGVRRWFEVADAAGLGAALTAVLDDAQIFARGPKAVGAVRAAGLLDVQTSEIDTTAALVDAITGHGLGGRRVAIQLHGSTDHDALRRLADVSAEVLTVTPYRWVRPSGDRLLRLVEATCSRQLDAITYTSAPGAAATLEAARAAGLGPEFVRAHREHVTAAAVGPVTAQPLLDAGIVPVVPERHRLGALIRLVCDDLARHHVQVYRAHDTLVEVRGRSVSVGGRNVLLGPNALVLFKTLAAGRGVVPRSELVAALPDPLDDHALEVAMSRLRRTLDLPGLITTVVRRGYRFTGVRVDVPA; from the coding sequence GTGAGCGCACCGACCCGGACCGAGCCCGGGCTGCGGGTCGAGGAGCTGCGCGGGTTCCGCGTCGGAGTGACCTCCGACCGCCGGTCCGAGGACCTCGTCGCCGCGCTCCAGCGGCGCGGCGCGCAGGTGCTGCACGCCCCGGCCCTGCGGATCGTGCCCCACGAGCAGGACGCAGCGCTCGTCGAGGAGACGCGGGCGCTGATCCGGGCCCGCCCCGAGGTCGTCCTGCTGACCACGGGCTACGGCGTACGGCGCTGGTTCGAGGTGGCCGACGCCGCTGGGCTGGGCGCCGCCCTGACCGCCGTCCTCGACGACGCCCAGATCTTCGCGCGCGGGCCGAAGGCGGTCGGCGCCGTCCGCGCGGCGGGCCTCCTCGACGTGCAGACGAGCGAGATCGACACCACCGCGGCGCTGGTCGACGCGATCACCGGCCACGGCCTGGGCGGTCGGCGGGTCGCCATCCAGCTGCACGGGTCGACCGACCACGACGCGCTGCGGCGCCTGGCCGACGTCAGCGCCGAGGTGCTGACCGTGACGCCCTACCGCTGGGTCCGGCCGAGCGGTGACCGGCTCCTGCGGCTGGTCGAGGCGACCTGCTCGCGCCAGCTCGACGCGATCACCTACACCAGCGCACCGGGCGCGGCGGCGACGCTCGAGGCGGCCCGGGCCGCGGGCCTCGGGCCGGAGTTCGTCCGTGCCCACCGCGAGCACGTCACCGCGGCCGCCGTCGGCCCGGTCACCGCGCAGCCGCTCCTCGACGCCGGGATCGTCCCCGTGGTGCCGGAGCGCCACCGCCTCGGCGCCCTCATCCGGCTCGTCTGCGACGACCTGGCCCGCCACCACGTGCAGGTCTACCGGGCCCACGACACGCTGGTGGAGGTCCGCGGGCGCAGCGTCTCCGTCGGCGGGCGCAACGTGCTGCTCGGCCCGAACGCCCTGGTGCTGTTCAAGACCCTCGCCGCGGGCCGCGGCGTCGTGCCGCGTTCGGAGCTCGTGGCGGCGCTGCCCGACCCGCTCGACGACCACGCCCTCGAGGTGGCGATGAGCCGGCTGCGCCGCACGCTCGACCTGCCCGGCCTGATCACCACCGTCGTCCGCCGCGGCTACCGCTTCACCGGCGTCCGCGTCGACGTCCCCGCGTGA
- a CDS encoding type IV toxin-antitoxin system AbiEi family antitoxin domain-containing protein: MDLDPASLGADRHGVFTRAEALDRGESDRSLLRAVQRGVLVRLRRGMYVSGERYAACDDSGKHLLHAYAAVAAQGGEVALTGASAAALHGFTIYQQDLSVVHLLRLDGGSGRRAASASHHHYRPEVDEPSSSSGPAYGP; this comes from the coding sequence ATGGACCTCGATCCGGCGAGCCTGGGCGCCGACCGGCACGGCGTCTTCACGCGGGCCGAGGCGCTCGACCGCGGCGAGTCCGACCGGTCCCTCCTCCGTGCGGTGCAGCGCGGGGTGCTGGTGCGCCTGCGCCGGGGCATGTACGTCTCGGGCGAGAGGTACGCGGCGTGCGACGACTCGGGCAAGCACCTGCTCCACGCGTACGCCGCCGTGGCGGCGCAGGGAGGCGAGGTGGCCCTCACCGGTGCCTCGGCGGCGGCCCTGCACGGCTTCACGATCTACCAGCAGGACCTGTCGGTCGTGCACCTGCTCCGCCTCGACGGAGGTTCGGGTCGCAGGGCCGCCTCGGCCTCCCACCACCACTACCGGCCCGAGGTCGACGAGCCGAGCTCGTCGAGCGGGCCGGCGTACGGACCGTGA
- the cobA gene encoding uroporphyrinogen-III C-methyltransferase — MITVQLDLDMTDRSVLVLGSVVGARLAVARLVRAGARVTLARTPDAPGDRPETLRTALPTRTVHAPGPDDTTGLLRLLGPAWLLVTVDAPTALVERATRLAGQLRVMVTDEAPAPRRGQVTLVGGGPGSPGLLTVEAVAALAAADVVLHDRLGPADGLADLAPGATLVDVGKQPYHHPVGQREIEEQLVGAAQAGLSVVRLKGGDPFVLGRGGEEVRACLAAGVPVRVVPGVSSAIAVPASCGIPVTHRGVSHAFTVVSGHQRPSEEELAGLALLGGTIVVLMGVVNLEQIAAGLVRAGMDPATPAAVVERGWTDSQRSTFSCLASLAEDARRVQVASPAVVVIGEVVRLAPGLGDPAVVLDGLPVWTGP, encoded by the coding sequence GTGATCACCGTGCAGCTCGACCTCGACATGACCGACCGCTCGGTCCTCGTGCTCGGCAGCGTGGTCGGCGCGCGGCTCGCCGTGGCGCGCCTGGTCCGGGCGGGCGCCCGGGTCACGCTGGCCCGCACGCCCGACGCGCCGGGCGACCGGCCGGAGACCTTGCGCACCGCCCTGCCCACGCGGACGGTCCACGCGCCCGGGCCCGACGACACGACGGGGCTGCTGCGCCTTCTCGGCCCGGCGTGGCTGCTGGTCACCGTCGACGCGCCGACCGCGCTCGTCGAGCGGGCCACGCGGCTGGCGGGCCAGCTGCGGGTCATGGTCACCGACGAGGCCCCCGCCCCGCGCCGCGGGCAGGTCACGCTGGTCGGCGGCGGTCCCGGGTCGCCGGGACTGCTCACCGTCGAAGCGGTCGCCGCGCTCGCCGCCGCCGACGTCGTGCTGCACGACCGGCTCGGGCCGGCGGACGGGCTGGCCGACCTGGCCCCCGGCGCCACCCTCGTCGACGTCGGCAAGCAGCCCTACCACCACCCGGTCGGCCAGCGGGAGATCGAGGAGCAGCTCGTCGGGGCCGCGCAGGCCGGCCTGTCGGTCGTACGGCTCAAGGGCGGCGACCCCTTCGTCCTCGGCCGCGGAGGGGAGGAGGTGCGCGCGTGCCTCGCCGCCGGCGTGCCCGTACGGGTCGTCCCCGGCGTCAGCAGCGCCATCGCCGTGCCCGCCTCCTGCGGGATCCCGGTGACGCACCGCGGCGTCAGCCACGCCTTCACCGTCGTCTCCGGCCACCAGCGCCCGAGCGAGGAGGAGCTGGCCGGGCTCGCGCTGCTCGGCGGGACCATCGTGGTGCTCATGGGCGTGGTCAACCTCGAGCAGATCGCCGCGGGGCTCGTCCGCGCCGGGATGGACCCCGCCACGCCGGCCGCCGTGGTCGAGCGCGGCTGGACCGACTCGCAGCGCAGCACCTTCTCCTGCCTGGCCTCCCTGGCCGAGGACGCACGACGGGTCCAGGTGGCCTCGCCGGCCGTGGTCGTGATCGGCGAGGTGGTCCGCCTCGCCCCCGGGCTCGGCGATCCCGCCGTCGTGCTCGACGGACTGCCGGTCTGGACCGGCCCGTGA
- a CDS encoding Rieske (2Fe-2S) protein — translation MSAGSAGLAPGTVEHVLGPVDQVPFGSARAFEVAGEQVAVFRRRDGEVRAVSAVCPHAGGPIADGQSDARVVVCPLHLHTFELDTGCSTSGAPPLSTYAVRVEDDQLVLSV, via the coding sequence GTGAGCGCGGGCAGCGCCGGCCTGGCCCCCGGGACGGTCGAGCACGTCCTCGGGCCGGTCGACCAGGTGCCGTTCGGCTCCGCGCGCGCCTTCGAGGTCGCGGGGGAGCAGGTCGCGGTGTTCCGGCGCCGCGACGGGGAGGTCCGGGCCGTCTCGGCGGTCTGCCCGCACGCCGGTGGACCGATCGCCGACGGCCAGAGCGACGCCCGGGTCGTCGTCTGCCCCCTGCACCTGCACACCTTCGAGCTCGACACCGGCTGCTCCACCTCCGGCGCCCCGCCGCTGTCCACGTACGCCGTCCGCGTCGAGGACGACCAGCTCGTCCTCTCCGTCTGA
- a CDS encoding molybdopterin oxidoreductase family protein produces the protein MSPPATSSHPGPTLTHCPYCSLQCGITLRPTVRGMPGPLALEPQEGFPTNRGGLCSKGWTATSLLDHPQRLLTPLVRVVRGDRTSAFRPASWDEALEQVVEAVTGAQDAYGRDAVGCFGGGGLTNEKAYALGKFARVALGTAMIDYNGRFCMSSAATASNAAFGIDRGLPFPLSDVARAEAVLLVGSNPAATMPPAMQHLDAGRAAGATHVVVDPRRTPTAAGADLHLAPLPGTDLALANGLLHLAIREDLVDQEYVATRTTGFAAVRDGVAAYWPDRVERITGVSVADLRRTLEILTSARSAMILTARGAEQHSNGTDTARAWINLALALGLPGRPGSGYGTVTGQGNGQGGREHGQKADQLPGYRKLADPADRAHVAAVWGIDPEELPRPGVSAFEMLDRLGTPGGVRALLVLASNVVVSAPDVNRVRARLGALDFLCVSDIFLSETAELADVVLPCAQWAEEEGTMTNLEGRVIRRRRALPPPDGVHDDLWVLKALADRLGRGAWFSADPAAVFDELRRASEGGLADYSGITYARVEAEQGVFWPCPQAPAGEPDHPGTPRLFTERFATPDGRARFARVEHREPAERPDAAYPYVLTTGRLMAQYQSGTQTRRVPATSQSSVAPEVQLHPDLARRLEIGTADVVRLSTRRGAAHFRARVTDEIRADTVFVPFHWGGASAANALTNPALDPSSRMPAFKVCAVAVERIGDPDDDALLARPPEHTALSATTAPTLNQQLQKSRRKDLPVLAKNRFLQGVFPFTGEGLDKPAAIASELAYVVPEGVVSQALYLRAGNTTDELVCLVLVRDGVPMRYFPVGAKADVHVPLRVVEDIDGGSAVELRLLAPEGLAGTVVVDLGLVEH, from the coding sequence GTGAGCCCGCCCGCGACCTCGAGCCATCCCGGCCCGACCCTCACGCACTGCCCGTACTGCTCGTTGCAGTGCGGGATCACGCTCCGACCGACGGTGCGGGGGATGCCGGGACCGCTGGCGCTCGAGCCGCAGGAGGGCTTCCCGACGAACCGAGGCGGCCTCTGCTCCAAGGGCTGGACCGCCACGTCGCTGCTCGACCACCCGCAGCGGCTGCTGACCCCGCTGGTGCGCGTGGTCCGCGGCGACCGGACGAGCGCGTTCCGGCCGGCGTCGTGGGACGAGGCGCTGGAGCAGGTCGTCGAGGCGGTCACCGGGGCCCAGGACGCGTACGGCCGGGACGCGGTCGGCTGCTTCGGAGGCGGCGGGCTGACGAACGAGAAGGCCTACGCGCTCGGCAAGTTCGCGCGGGTCGCGCTGGGCACGGCGATGATCGACTACAACGGGCGCTTCTGCATGAGCTCGGCCGCGACGGCGAGCAACGCCGCCTTCGGGATCGACCGCGGCCTGCCCTTCCCGCTGTCCGACGTGGCCCGGGCCGAGGCCGTGCTGCTCGTCGGCTCGAACCCGGCGGCCACGATGCCGCCGGCGATGCAGCACCTCGACGCCGGGCGGGCCGCCGGCGCCACCCACGTCGTCGTCGACCCGCGCCGGACCCCGACCGCCGCCGGTGCGGACCTGCACCTCGCGCCGCTGCCCGGCACCGACCTCGCGCTGGCCAACGGGCTGCTGCACCTGGCCATCCGCGAGGACCTCGTCGACCAGGAGTACGTCGCGACGCGCACGACCGGCTTCGCCGCGGTCCGCGACGGCGTGGCGGCCTACTGGCCCGACCGGGTCGAGCGCATCACCGGCGTCAGCGTCGCCGACCTGCGACGCACGCTCGAGATCCTCACCTCGGCGAGGAGCGCGATGATCCTGACCGCGCGGGGCGCGGAGCAGCACAGCAACGGCACCGACACCGCCCGGGCCTGGATCAACCTCGCCCTCGCCCTCGGGCTGCCCGGGCGGCCGGGCTCCGGCTACGGGACCGTCACCGGCCAGGGCAACGGCCAGGGCGGACGCGAGCACGGCCAGAAGGCCGACCAGCTGCCGGGCTACCGCAAGCTCGCCGACCCGGCCGACCGCGCGCACGTGGCGGCGGTGTGGGGGATCGACCCCGAGGAGCTGCCCCGCCCGGGGGTGTCGGCCTTCGAGATGCTCGACCGGCTCGGCACGCCCGGCGGGGTCCGGGCGCTGCTGGTCCTCGCCTCGAACGTGGTCGTCTCCGCGCCCGACGTGAACCGCGTCCGGGCGCGGCTGGGCGCGCTCGACTTCCTCTGCGTCTCCGACATCTTCCTCTCCGAGACCGCCGAGCTCGCCGACGTCGTCCTCCCGTGCGCCCAGTGGGCGGAGGAGGAGGGCACCATGACGAACCTCGAGGGTCGCGTCATCCGCCGCCGCCGCGCCCTGCCACCGCCCGACGGCGTGCACGACGACCTCTGGGTGCTCAAGGCGCTCGCCGACCGGCTCGGCCGGGGCGCGTGGTTCTCCGCCGACCCGGCCGCGGTGTTCGACGAGCTCCGCCGGGCCAGCGAGGGCGGCCTCGCCGACTACTCCGGCATCACGTACGCCCGGGTCGAGGCCGAGCAGGGCGTGTTCTGGCCCTGCCCTCAGGCGCCGGCGGGGGAGCCGGACCACCCGGGCACCCCCCGGCTGTTCACCGAGAGGTTCGCGACCCCGGACGGGCGGGCCCGCTTCGCCCGCGTCGAGCACCGCGAACCCGCCGAGCGTCCCGACGCGGCCTACCCGTACGTGCTCACGACCGGCCGGCTGATGGCGCAGTACCAGAGCGGCACGCAGACCCGCCGCGTCCCCGCCACGAGCCAGTCGAGCGTCGCCCCCGAGGTGCAGCTGCACCCCGACCTGGCCCGCCGCCTCGAGATCGGCACCGCCGACGTCGTCCGGCTCAGCACCCGGCGCGGCGCTGCGCACTTCCGCGCAAGGGTGACCGACGAGATCCGCGCCGACACCGTCTTCGTGCCCTTCCACTGGGGCGGCGCCAGCGCCGCCAACGCGCTCACCAACCCCGCGCTCGACCCGAGCTCGAGGATGCCGGCCTTCAAGGTCTGCGCCGTCGCGGTCGAGCGCATCGGCGACCCCGACGACGACGCCCTGCTCGCCCGGCCGCCGGAGCACACCGCACTGTCCGCCACCACAGCCCCCACCCTCAACCAGCAGCTCCAGAAGAGCCGACGGAAGGACCTCCCCGTGCTCGCCAAGAACCGCTTCCTGCAAGGCGTCTTCCCCTTCACCGGGGAGGGTCTCGACAAGCCGGCCGCGATCGCGTCCGAGCTCGCGTACGTGGTGCCCGAGGGCGTGGTCAGCCAGGCGCTCTACCTGCGCGCGGGCAACACCACCGACGAGCTCGTCTGCCTCGTGCTGGTGCGTGACGGGGTTCCGATGCGGTACTTCCCGGTGGGCGCCAAGGCCGACGTGCACGTGCCCCTGCGGGTGGTCGAGGACATCGACGGGGGCTCGGCCGTCGAGCTGCGGCTGCTCGCGCCGGAGGGGCTCGCGGGGACCGTCGTCGTCGACCTCGGGCTGGTGGAGCACTGA
- the nirB gene encoding nitrite reductase large subunit NirB, producing MTLIDDRPAADADDRPRKRRLVVVGNGMAGARTVEEILARGGADLFDITMFGDEPYGNYNRIMLSHVLSGEESDDDIYLNSWEWYAENHIDLHAPVRVERVDRHAKVVLTDDGRAFGYDDLVIATGSRSFMPPMDGLTTTGGTTLPGVFAFRTIDDTRAMIAHAAHDDHRKAVVIGGGLLGLEAARGLQTYGLDVTVVHSPKHLMNAQLGPEGGEILRQSMEALGIHVVCGNRATHVWGPDRVRGLRLKDGAELECDLVVVAAGIRPNTEVAVLSGLAVERAIVVDDHMRVQDEDDVYAVGECVQHRGEVYGLVAPLWEQAAVLADQVTGANPDAAYLGSRTATKLKVAGVEVASMGLTSPERETDEHIVFSEPRRGVFKSIVIRDDKIVGATLLGDSSKVAFLQQAFDRGLPLPEQRVELMFDLGGPSAEVGVAELADDAQVCNCNGVSKGQICGVVRSGVKTVTGVMDATRAGKGCGSCKLLVKQVAEHAAGGAVEEDPSVHYYVPGIPMGKPALMEAIREQDLRSPSAVFTALAPGGAEDAKSKMGLASLLKMMWGEDMVDEKDARFINDRVHANIQKDGTFSVVPQMRGGVTTPEQLRRIADVADKYSVPMVKLTGGQRIDLLGIRKEDLPKVWADLDMPSGYAYGKSMRTVKTCVGQEFCRFGTGDSTKLGVELETRLQGMESPAKMKLAVSGCPRNCAESLVKDVGIVAIEGGRWEIYVGGAAGAHIRKGDLLCTVDDPETAKRLTGRFLQYYRENAKWLERTYAFVPRIGLEEVRAVVVDDRDGIAERLDAAVQEHADRHVDPWSEGRAPVEPGQFRTSLPLEVLPRVPAGRADELLGGSW from the coding sequence ATGACGCTGATCGACGACCGCCCCGCGGCGGACGCGGACGACCGGCCGCGCAAACGGCGCCTGGTCGTCGTCGGCAACGGCATGGCCGGGGCGCGGACGGTCGAGGAGATCCTCGCCCGCGGCGGCGCCGACCTCTTCGACATCACGATGTTCGGCGACGAGCCGTACGGCAACTACAACCGCATCATGCTCAGCCACGTCCTCTCGGGCGAGGAGAGCGACGACGACATCTACCTCAACTCGTGGGAGTGGTACGCCGAGAACCACATCGACCTGCACGCTCCCGTGCGTGTCGAGCGGGTCGACCGGCACGCCAAGGTCGTCCTCACCGACGACGGCCGGGCGTTCGGCTACGACGACCTGGTCATCGCGACCGGGAGCCGTTCCTTCATGCCGCCGATGGACGGGCTGACCACCACCGGAGGGACCACGCTGCCCGGCGTCTTCGCCTTCCGCACGATCGACGACACCCGCGCGATGATCGCCCACGCCGCGCACGACGACCACCGCAAGGCGGTCGTCATCGGCGGCGGGCTGCTCGGGCTCGAGGCGGCCCGCGGGCTGCAGACGTACGGCCTCGACGTGACCGTCGTGCACTCGCCGAAGCACCTGATGAACGCCCAGCTCGGGCCCGAGGGCGGGGAGATCCTGCGCCAGAGCATGGAGGCGCTGGGCATCCACGTCGTCTGCGGCAACCGCGCCACCCACGTCTGGGGCCCCGACCGGGTACGCGGCCTGCGGCTCAAGGACGGCGCGGAGCTCGAGTGCGACCTCGTGGTCGTCGCCGCGGGGATCCGTCCGAACACCGAGGTCGCGGTGCTCAGCGGGCTGGCCGTGGAGCGGGCGATCGTCGTCGACGACCACATGCGCGTCCAGGACGAGGACGACGTCTACGCGGTCGGGGAGTGCGTGCAGCACCGCGGCGAGGTCTACGGCCTGGTCGCGCCGCTGTGGGAGCAGGCCGCCGTGCTCGCCGACCAGGTCACGGGGGCGAACCCGGACGCCGCGTACCTGGGCAGCCGGACCGCCACCAAGCTCAAGGTCGCCGGCGTCGAGGTCGCCTCCATGGGCCTGACCTCGCCCGAGCGCGAGACCGACGAGCACATCGTCTTCTCCGAGCCCCGGCGCGGCGTCTTCAAGTCGATCGTCATCCGCGACGACAAGATCGTCGGGGCCACGCTGCTCGGCGACAGCAGCAAGGTCGCCTTCCTCCAGCAGGCCTTCGACCGCGGGCTGCCGCTGCCGGAGCAGCGGGTGGAGCTGATGTTCGACCTCGGCGGCCCGTCGGCGGAGGTCGGGGTCGCCGAGCTCGCCGACGACGCGCAGGTCTGCAACTGCAACGGCGTCTCCAAGGGCCAGATCTGCGGGGTCGTGAGGTCGGGCGTCAAGACCGTCACCGGCGTCATGGACGCGACCCGGGCGGGCAAGGGCTGCGGCTCGTGCAAGCTCCTGGTGAAGCAGGTCGCCGAGCACGCCGCGGGCGGCGCGGTCGAGGAGGACCCCTCCGTCCACTACTACGTGCCGGGGATCCCGATGGGCAAGCCGGCGCTGATGGAGGCCATCCGCGAGCAGGACCTGCGCTCGCCGTCGGCGGTCTTCACCGCGCTCGCCCCGGGCGGCGCCGAGGACGCGAAGTCCAAGATGGGCCTCGCCTCGCTGCTCAAGATGATGTGGGGCGAGGACATGGTGGACGAGAAGGACGCCCGCTTCATCAACGACCGCGTCCACGCCAACATCCAGAAGGACGGCACGTTCTCCGTCGTGCCGCAGATGCGCGGCGGGGTCACCACGCCCGAGCAGCTGCGGCGCATCGCCGACGTCGCCGACAAGTACTCCGTGCCGATGGTCAAGCTGACCGGGGGCCAGCGCATCGACCTGCTCGGCATCCGCAAGGAGGACCTGCCCAAGGTCTGGGCCGACCTCGACATGCCGTCGGGGTACGCGTACGGCAAGTCGATGCGCACGGTGAAGACGTGCGTCGGTCAGGAGTTCTGCCGCTTCGGCACCGGGGACTCGACCAAGCTGGGCGTCGAGCTGGAGACGCGCCTGCAGGGCATGGAGTCGCCCGCCAAGATGAAGCTCGCCGTCTCCGGCTGCCCGCGCAACTGCGCCGAGTCGCTGGTCAAGGACGTCGGGATCGTCGCCATCGAGGGCGGGCGCTGGGAGATCTACGTCGGCGGCGCGGCCGGGGCGCACATCCGCAAGGGCGACCTGCTCTGCACCGTCGACGACCCCGAGACCGCCAAGCGGCTGACCGGGCGCTTCCTGCAGTACTACCGCGAGAACGCCAAGTGGCTCGAGCGGACGTACGCCTTCGTCCCGCGGATCGGCCTGGAGGAGGTCCGCGCCGTCGTCGTCGACGACCGCGACGGCATCGCCGAGCGTCTCGACGCCGCCGTGCAGGAGCACGCCGACCGCCACGTCGACCCCTGGTCGGAGGGCCGCGCGCCGGTCGAGCCCGGGCAGTTCCGGACGTCGCTGCCGCTGGAGGTCCTGCCGCGGGTGCCGGCCGGCCGGGCCGACGAGCTGCTCGGGGGGTCGTGGTGA
- a CDS encoding nitrate/nitrite transporter — MTETTTSTTTGRADDVAGRRLGGRWIDDWRPEDPQFWESGGKRVAWRNLTFSVLSEHIGFSVWSLWSVLVLFMGPAYGFTAPEKFVLTATPALVGSILRVPYTFAVGRFGGRNWTIISALMLLVPTIYIAVVLEPGVSLGTLLVGAMLAGVGGANFASSMTNINAYFPSRLKGRALGINAGAGNLGVAVVQLVGLLVLAVSGVQHPKVMVAIYIPLIVVSALLSAVFMDNLTQNSNAKGAMREVMRHRQTWIVSLLYIGTFGSFIGFGFAFGQVLLVQFPEDFDVPVKAAALTFLGPLLGSFIRPVGGALADRFRGSVVSAVNFGAMALGALVVLVASRLHSLPVFVVGFVLLFVLSGLGNGSVYKMIPAIFNAKAQLATGTGGDVEAETRLAGRRAGALIGLAGAIGGLGGVLVNLAFRQSFLTLKNGDGAYVAFIVFYVVCVVVTWAAFLRPRPGRLAGV, encoded by the coding sequence ATGACCGAGACCACGACCAGCACCACGACAGGTCGCGCCGACGACGTCGCCGGGAGGCGGCTCGGCGGGCGCTGGATCGACGACTGGCGCCCCGAGGACCCGCAGTTCTGGGAGTCCGGGGGCAAGCGCGTCGCCTGGCGCAACCTCACCTTCAGCGTGCTCAGCGAGCACATCGGCTTCTCGGTCTGGAGCCTGTGGTCGGTGCTGGTGCTGTTCATGGGGCCGGCGTACGGCTTCACCGCGCCGGAGAAGTTCGTGCTCACGGCCACGCCGGCGCTCGTCGGGTCGATCCTGCGCGTGCCGTACACGTTCGCGGTCGGCCGGTTCGGCGGGCGGAACTGGACGATCATCTCCGCGCTGATGCTGCTGGTCCCGACGATCTACATCGCCGTCGTGCTCGAGCCGGGCGTCTCGCTCGGGACGCTCCTGGTCGGCGCGATGCTCGCCGGCGTCGGCGGGGCCAACTTCGCCTCCTCGATGACCAACATCAACGCCTACTTCCCCTCTCGGCTGAAGGGGCGCGCGCTGGGCATCAACGCCGGTGCGGGCAACCTGGGCGTCGCGGTCGTGCAGCTGGTCGGCCTGCTCGTGCTCGCCGTCTCCGGCGTGCAGCACCCCAAGGTGATGGTCGCGATCTACATCCCGCTGATCGTCGTCTCCGCGCTGCTGTCCGCGGTGTTCATGGACAACCTCACCCAGAACAGCAACGCCAAGGGCGCGATGCGCGAGGTGATGCGCCACCGCCAGACCTGGATCGTGTCCCTGCTCTACATCGGCACGTTCGGCTCGTTCATCGGCTTCGGCTTCGCCTTCGGCCAGGTCCTGCTCGTGCAGTTCCCCGAGGACTTCGACGTGCCGGTCAAGGCCGCCGCGCTCACGTTCCTCGGCCCGCTGCTCGGGTCCTTCATCCGCCCGGTCGGTGGTGCGCTCGCCGACCGGTTCCGGGGGTCGGTCGTCTCGGCGGTCAACTTCGGCGCCATGGCCCTCGGCGCCCTCGTCGTCCTCGTCGCCTCCCGGCTGCACTCGCTGCCGGTCTTCGTCGTGGGCTTCGTGCTGCTCTTCGTGCTCAGCGGCCTCGGCAACGGCTCGGTCTACAAGATGATCCCGGCGATCTTCAACGCCAAGGCCCAGCTGGCCACCGGGACGGGCGGCGACGTCGAGGCCGAGACCCGGCTCGCCGGCCGCCGAGCCGGCGCGCTCATCGGCCTGGCCGGCGCGATCGGCGGCCTCGGCGGGGTGCTCGTGAACCTGGCCTTCCGCCAGTCCTTCCTCACCCTCAAGAACGGCGACGGCGCGTACGTGGCCTTCATCGTCTTCTACGTCGTCTGCGTCGTCGTCACCTGGGCCGCCTTCCTCCGCCCCCGCCCCGGACGCCTCGCCGGCGTCTGA